Proteins encoded by one window of Lathyrus oleraceus cultivar Zhongwan6 chromosome 1, CAAS_Psat_ZW6_1.0, whole genome shotgun sequence:
- the LOC127120182 gene encoding uncharacterized protein LOC127120182: MASTLEIHQSCYNSMKQDDSDFNLTEWGMRGRMISRENTKSRRYSASIIRSIREDTDSFRSNITISSTASSPGYTLKDEIDPSTYSFTTALKALQARSVYKSWECLSPDGFALNSKWNEAEKYICNPLSGEVPMECLSAKTLSGRLFQNSTTNRITMSAPLVYSSRQIQTRTIASTFSFTKEDVALQFHSPDQKFEFKPENTKDKKKEGMTRDAYTQSSTFPSLSSSNLSTILTPSIIEISTKLSQDSLNSEDNKTKLEKEVEGKDKEIWETREEKERGMHEYKRKEEQLCKLGGCFSWIKKNKRREKERQKRNNGLFLIN; encoded by the exons ATGGCTTCAACATTGGAAATTCATCAATCATGTTATAATTCAATGAAACAAGATGATTCAGATTTCAATTTAACAGAATGGGGAATGAGAGGAAGAATGATAAGTAGAGAGAACACAAAATCAAGAAGATATTCAGCATCAATTATAAGAAGCATTAGAGAAGACACAGATTCTTTTAGATCAAACATAACCATTTCTAGCACTGCTTCTTCTCCTGGTTACACATTAAAAG ATGAAATAGATCCTTCAACCTATTCTTTCACCACCGCTCTTAAAG CATTGCAAGCAAGATCAGTTTATAAAAGTTGGGAGTGTTTATCACCAGATGGATTTGCATTGAATTCAAAATGGAATGAAGCTGAAAAATATATATGCAACCCTTTATCAGGAGAAGTACCAATGGAATGTTTATCTGCAAAAACACTCAGTGGAAGGTTATTTCAAAACTCAACTACAAATAGAATCACCATGTCTGCTCCACTAGTTTATTCATCGAGACAAATTCAAACAAGAACAATAGCTTCAACTTTTAGTTTCACTAAAGAGGATGTAGCTCTTCAATTTCATAGTCCTGATCAGAAGTTCGAATTCAAACCCGAGAATACAAAAG ACAAGAAAAAGGAAGGAATGACAAGAGATGCATACACTCAAAGTAGTACATTTCCTTCTCTTAGTTCAAGCAATCTTAGCACTATTTTAACTCCATCCATCATAGAGATTTCCACAAAGCTATCTCAAGACTCACTAAATTCAGAAGATAATAAAACTAAATTAGAGAAAGAG GTAGAAGGGAAGGACAAAGAAATATGGGAAACAAGAGAAGAAAAAGAGAGAGGGATGCATGAATATAAGAGGAAAGAGGAACAACTTTGTAAGCTTGGTGGTTGCTTTTCATGGATAAAGAAGAATAAGAGAAGAGAGAAAGAAAGACAAAAAAGGAATAATGGCTTATTTTTAATCAATTGA